The Lytechinus pictus isolate F3 Inbred chromosome 5, Lp3.0, whole genome shotgun sequence DNA segment gaagtaaactgggaaattaattatttctgaCATTTTTCTGTACAGGTTTAGAGGTGAGTGAGCTGAGAAGGATCTGGTTTACCATTTTTATTCCttgtcttttaaaaatctttccAGGCATCTCGCAAAGTACAGTGATCACCTACTCGCattaagaaggggggggggggagcaataCTGTATTATGCTTTGTACATACACTGTCTCTGAAAGAGATGTTGGTCTTTATTTGACAAGCTTGGATTAATCAATAAAATCATTGAAAGAACCTCTCCCTTATTTattatgaactacatgtacagtacagtacCTACATTCACTGAATAGAAGGTTGGACTGTCTTTTAGACAGCCCTGTTATAAGATGCTTGACTACAAGGAATTGATATTGATCATGCCTAAAAAGATgtgtacatctacatgtaccagCACACATAGACATATATTGACCTGCATATTCATGTGCAGGTAGGTTTGCATACATTGCTACGACTTAAATGGTAGAGATATACAGGCTTCAGTATGCCCAAAGGTACTGCCTTCAAGCTAATTGAAAGAAACAGTGTTTATGACCAGCTacatgcaaaactttaaaaaagaaattgattcTTTATCGTCaatatcgaaattgaaaataagtGCAGTgcacatactacatgtacatagaagACATGGCCTGCAAATACCTGTATATCAATGCATACATTCAAGTAATTTGTTTCTTTTGGTACTGTACATTAATATCGGGCCATGTtttgaatgtgtgtgtgtggggggggggggactgaaatACAATCGGATGCTAATTTGTTACacttttttacacatttattgaaaaaagttGGGTGGGAGTGGGTCTGTTACACAGCCCCCGAATATGGGGAAAAGTTATGAGCCATACATTTTAAAAGGTGACTACATATTACATACTGTATTTTATCATGTtaaaattcttattttctccctcCATTTCTGAGAACTTCAAATTTTATACAGTATTTTGATGTAATACTCATGTGAAAACATTGAGTTGGGGGTACAATtacaatagattttttttaatgcgtaGATTATGGACAGTACTGTAGGCCTGCGTTTTTTGTCCCCATATTATTAATCGGATGCAAACTTTAAGCAGTTgctttttaatatgaaataaagcagCACACAGATGTGTAATTCATTAGCACAGATATATATTTGATAGCCAAGGGCTGTTAATAGTTTAACATCGTGACATTTCTATTTTCAACCATTTGCTTCATGTATGTTGAATttgtgcacatacatgtatgtatgtgtgctCTGTCAAAGATTGAAGTTTAGAGTATTCCTAGCACTGATAGAATGAAAAGAGATACAATGTAAAATGAAAAGAGATACAGTGTaaaggcgcgatagctcagttggtagagcgggggattcgtattccggtgacccgggttcaattcccacttggtgcgttagtgccctttggtattgggcattaatcctcagtaccaggtccttcggagaggaccttaagccatcggtcctctggttgcttgcttacaagcattcatgctttcttagcaatcaggtaaaaaatcaccaccaatattAGGGTAAATATtgtcatattttcatgaatcaacatacatgtacatgcagcaCAATCAAGCATTTTTATGGTGTAATACTTTGTGaatatacatgtgtacatgaCAAGGATGGTGGTCAAAgatgtttttgaaaaaatgagaaaacctccaaattaaaaaatagtatGATTTGTTGTGTTTCTGCCAGTTTGTGAAACAAGCACTAATATATGTATGCCTACATTTACATTATACatactacatgtagctgttCACTTGTGATGCTGCAAACTAAGTTCAGTAAACTATTTCTGTTGCTTTTTTTGCCAATCATTCTATAATTACGTTTCCTCAAAATTTTCTGAGCACTATTAAAAATGAGTACAAAAAATAATGCCTACAatgtaattgaaataattttatgtaaACCATGCAATATATTGTGCAATTGGCTAagatataccctttttacacacgctaaaatttccttaaccccgtactataggtggggctaaattgccatttagccccacctatagtacggggttaagcttagcccactttcttttacATAGCATTTTTGCTGGGttagtgggctaaccccacctttagtacgggattatttggccctgcaaaaaagcagggttatcccagcaattgcggtgctaagagcgatagtacggggttaagatcgctagtgtaaaacgaaagtgggctaagcttaactccgtactataggtggggctaaatggcaatttagccccacctatagtacggggttaaggaaattttagcgtgcgtAAAAAGGGTACGAGTGAATtagctaccactagtccggggttaccGAGTTtggtgtgtgaaaagcaagcattccttatccggggttagcaataacaatttggcatgtgtgaaaaggaaaaaaaatagtacggggttaaggatagtccggggctaagaaaatcctgtgtaaaaagggtaatagAGAACACAATTGTACTTGTATCATGCAAGATAGTTTTATATATATTCTAAGGCTTCAATAGatttgatcatacatgtatcatgcaaTGGAcatactatgtacatgtacgctagaaaatggaaaatgggTAATTTCTCATATATTTCCTTGTGATTGTATTATGAAACTTGCCCTAACTACCCATTAGAATTAGAGAGCCACAAATGTTTGGTGTTTCTCGCAGCATGtaaagacaaagaaaatggttTTGGTGATGCATGTTGCTAGAACCATCAGTTTATTAAACTTCAAATTCCTATTAAAGTCAttggaaatatacatgtatgtactactCTCCCGCTTGAACAAAGAAGTTGGCATTTAGAGATGGCATCTTTGTTTAAAGCTAGGCAATTTCCCTTCTCTTTACAGTCAATTGAGCAAACAAGGATATATTGTTCGGGTGTGTTTGTACAGGTATTTCTGTCTTGGTTTGTATTGGGTGTacatgtagggacagtgattttccatttcaaaaaattgccttttccgtttcagaaaatcttaaattctgtttcagcatgtcagaaaatggaaattctgtttccccatagactttgtgtacaaaaaaattgacaattccgtttacccaTTGAATAGCAATATCACAACACTCgtgctggtcaaaatttgtatctgccaccgtaccaacaacacaatagaatccgttctaatcggatctatgtgggtacacaaaatattttgacaaaacacATTAaacatgaatacatcctcacctttcaaattattagcattgttttacggtaaaatgaaattttatcgataatttgggtttttttggacatcgttttcAGCAGTCAACGATtttcgcctatccgccattttggatttcaacacctcgatatcgtgctgttacattttcgaatgtagagggcagcaacacacaaccATGTTGTTGAAATCAGACGATGTGTGCGTGAATGTTTTCGATAAGCTCAACTCCGCCCGGCGCCCGTGCCAGGCCAAGGCAGGGTACGGTACGGGCGCGAGGGGTACGATCGAGTGTGATGAGTCGAGTGCAGTCATGATGTgtaaattgtcatgattgtagcgaAGTAAGATCATGTTTcctggggttttgtggccatttaatattcgtattttgttgagatttttgAGTAATTTCTGGTGCTgatctgtgtattttgaggaaaaatatgttttccgtgattttccatttgaaatgccactttccgtttcaaaaggccctttccgtgaattccgttcGTTTTcggcgatcgcggaaaatcactgtccctatggGTGTACGTGTATCCATTACTAGTCCACACCTTTCAGTAGTTCTTATCCGCACTGAAATAGTCTGCACCAAACAGTACAAGTTGCTTTCAATTATTCACAGCAGACTACTTCTTTATTATAAATACCAGGACCCTTTTCAGTAGTGTacagatgggtgggggggggggggggcttttgagGGTGCTTGCCCTctcccctttatttttcatgacctagaaaaaaagagaaaaggaaagaaaatgaaagagagaagggtgaaatataatattttctgaatattatgtcaaaatctgtcataaaattggatttgtaataaaaaatgtcaaaatttttgctcgctcacaacttatGATAAATTTTGCCTGATTCGCTACTTGTacatctggccccctcaaaatttttggatcATTATCAGTACACCACTGACCTTTTCAAGTAATTAGTCACAAATGGAACCAACTGCCAAAAggaagcatacatgtacacgcATTTATGTATTCTGTGCAAAGTGTTTTTGCAGATCCAGTgacctgtacatgtatgaccatGCAAGAAATGTTGGCCCAAATTTATTAAGCTTTGCATCCTTTCATCTATTAAACTGTTCCATGCCTTTTAGTGCTTCTAAAAGTAGTGCTGAAGTAATGTGCACCATTTTGAACTTCCACTTTCAGTAATTTGAAATACCAGTATTATGACACATGTACATGGAATAGGGTTTATGCATGAACCAGATGTGACCAGCAAGTCTGCATGGTCAGCAAAACatagcctacatgtaggcctacattttaaCTTCattataggtggtttcaaaccgccttgatcacaagaatccctgttaaaaTTCCGAGAACTTTTTCAGGCTAAAAAATATCCTTTGATTATTTCCGTATTCataccgccccgaaacatacccttcgggataagttcctgaagatTCAAGCATGAagtacgagcatgcgcagtatgggtCTGATAAGCTAGGAAGGTGCAAGATTTATACATATAATTGCTACCGTAGCTCAGTAGCCACCCACGGCACCCGCACCCAACTAaagctgggctaaaagttcccatacatgtacaaaaatttgcttttacactgccaaaatacctgcgaccttggaaaaatcccagcGAAATTTGCCATAAATTTGACAAGTACCCACTATTTAGTGGGttttttctttcggggagattacacgtaaattgctttcacactgcctaAATTaactggtattttctgatcggggtaaatttccctttcagaaaatacctggaactgacaaacttaAGGCGGTCTGAAACTACCTATTGAGGATATTTATTCATTGTTGAAGAGAGAAATCACTTTCTGTGATTAAGACTTTATCTCTAAAATGTATTTCCGCCAATACAGACCGTTtgataaacaaaatcaaatcaagtgtacatgtatgtatcctgTCAGGTACATCCTGGctatattaaatatttaaaagcTTTTTAGACATACAATGTATGCCAGATATTTATTTGAGACATGTTAAAGGtacagtcacatttcccctacaaTGGCCATgaggcgagtcaaaaacagcagttttaacattttttatcagctacatatcataggtggtttgaataaaaatgaatgtaaCGGCTGTACAGCCgccataggggaaatgtgactgcagcattagAAGTTATTCATTTGTATAAAGGCAATTAAATGGTACAGAAGGTTTTCTTTTCTACCTCTATGGTTTGAATGGGATACCATACAATGTCATTAGATCTCCAGAAACTAATCATAGATCTGTAAAAATGCATATACTGTATGTCCATTATGaaccttacatgtacatgtacatgtatgtatatagcTTGGTGAACAGGTACTTTCCAAATTACAGTACTACTATATGAGTTCTAGACTTTCATCCattgatagattgattgatttgtcCTTATGTGAGGTACCCAAGAAACTTGAAGTGCCCACTGGAGACGATctaaattacatacatgtagatgtatgtACTTTACATAACATTCTTCCAATATTtcagaaatacttttttttcagatactCTCCTTTAATAGTGGTGGTAGGGGAGGGGTTGTATTTTTCTTATCCATAttctcattgaaaaaaaaagttatgtgtgtgtgcgtgtgttttTACTTTTAGTGACTATAATTGCTGTTAACATTCAAGTGTTAAATAATTGTATCATTctataatttgcattttatatcaTTCCAGATCACCGTGAATGTAACCTTGAGACGAAACAAGCTAATATAGAAATGGAGGTTACCTACCATTACCAGTTTGAATTGAGGAGATGAAACATGTAGAATGATGGCATGGTCCATCGTAGACCTTCTACCAACGCGCTGCACCAGACACTTGGTAGGTATACTATATTTACATGCGCCCCACCCTGGTCATGATGTATCTAGTCTGTATTCAGCCTAAAGATTTGCATGCGTCAAGTTTTTGATCACAAGATTGTACGTATATCTGGTACAATGTACCGAAACAGATACAGAAAATGTAACACTTGTTACAACTCACTGCAGTAAACACACATGATTTCATTACCTGGAAGGCTGGAAGAATGACCAATTTCTACTActtcatataggcctatcccTATTCCAATTACCCCTTTTCTTCTAGCAAAGTTTAAAAGTAATGGGccatggagggggggggagggtggtgGATAAACTCCCGACAGACTTGAACTCTGCTGATGTCATGAAAATACATGGTGATTGCTTGGAGATTGTGGCACAGTTGGGGTCATACATCTATTGTGTATTTATGTAGAGGGCCTACATGTTCATGTAGGCATATGCTTTCAGTAAAATACTTTTCACTGTTTTATTTAATAGTAGGCCTACAAACTCACCAGTTCAGATGAAAGTAGACTTCCTCTTTCTTGTAAGTCTAGTAAATTATGCAATAGTGCTACCAATCTTCTCCTCCTTTTAGACttcaaataatatatacatgtatacatgtaagatCTGGCACTGCACAGCTGAGctcacgatcaattgggcaaaatgatttttttttaatatttctattctcagatttctatttaaacaataaaatatggattttctttttatgtaaaaaataagaaaatcaatgtACCAAAAGGAACCTCGATTTTCACTATTAAAAACAAGAATCCAGTTGCTGTTGTatcgcgatagctcagtcggtagagcgggggtttcggattcgggtgacccgggttcgattcccaagtggtgcgctagtgccctttggtaaggcatttatcctcattaccagttccctcggagaggactttaagccgtcggtcccctggttgcttgctcacaggcattcgtgctttcttggcagtcaggtaaaaacctcggtataacaatacacttttttttttacattacagtGTCTGCGATAAAAACATGTCCATGTACGTAGGCCTACCTAGTTACACCACCTAGACTTTAATAATGCACCCCgctcccctcaaaaaaaggaaagaaaattaaagaggaaaaggaaataaaatctTGTAGCAATCAAACAGAATGCAGATGGTGGAAAACAACTTAGTTAAGGACAGAGGTCAAATGAGAGGTCGTTGTCTGATGATTTTCCGGTCTGTTGTCCATGGTAACCAGTTACGTGACATTGGCCATTCATCTTTTTCCCATATCTTACAACTGCTGGTTAATCATATATTGGATTTACAACTGGAAATCATATGTTTGagttacatttatttatttttatttatgaacAATTAAAAAAGGACTTGAGCagaagcatgatttttttttgggggggattaTAAAAGTGCTTTTATGGTACgataagaaaagggaagaattttttttttctttttgaagaaTAATTGATAGAATTTCAAAGTACATGCaatttacatgtaatgtatAAAAATGATTTCAGTTTCTTACATTGTAGtgtttaataaaatttaatagAAATTACTGCAACACTGAATAGAATGACAATTAATTCCTCAGGCTTTATTTGCTTCTTCATAATCAtatgaatccagatatgcagtATGGAGTTGCCATGCACaactagtacatgtacatgtatatgtaatgaGTTTTATTTTACCTATAGATGTCTTTCTTTAGCCTTCATTGTCATGGTAACAACATCCAATTACTGAGAATGAAAGGCATATTACCCCTATTGCAGTGAGCACACTGCTAGAAGATTACTAGTATACTGCAAGATCTGCTCTATAAAGAATGATCATCATTCTACATTCAGCTCTTTCTTTATCCAGAGTCAATCCAAGGAAGATTATGCCCAGCTTCACTTACTGTATTACCTTCCccaaaaggtggtttcaaaccgcctcgatcataagaatccccgttaaattacgagaacttttttaggctaaaaaatacccattaattattcctgcattcacaccgccccgaaacatacccttcgggataagttcctgaagttacgagcatgcgcagtatggtctgtataagaaggcaaggcgcgagattcaaaatcactagcccagcagccacccacggtgcccgcgcccaacgacacgctgggctaaaagttcctgtaaattgttttcacattgccaaaatacctgcgaccttggaaaaatccccgcgtaagttctcgtaatttcgccaagtactatttagcgggtattttctttcggggaaattacgcgtagtttgctttcacatcaccaaaatacctggtattttctgatcggggtaaatttcccgatcagagaatacctggaactgacgaacttcgaggcggtctgaaaccacctaatgagaTATTTCATGGTTGAATAATATTCTGCTTTGTAGTGTAATGCAGTATAAATAAGGTTTTACTTTTATACATCCAAGTGAAACATAATGCATGGAATACTGATATTGCATGTACTTCTTTTCATATAAAGTGGGCCACCctacatgtacaggtatgtCTTTTTGGAAACCGGGGCCCAATGAAGTAGAAATACAAGAAATTCTAATCTATTAtttggtatttctttttttctgctgTGCATCAGttctgacaaaaataaaatcaaaaccaTTTCCAAAGGGAATGGCCAGGAGCTGATGGGTTGAGTGAACAGACCTCATGCTGACTGACAccaaatctacatgtacatatattaaTTTCCTACTGAAATGTTTgctaattttgttaatttctaaACCCCTAGCATTAGAGATTGATGGACATTATTTCTTTGATGTTGTATGGctgctacatgtatgaaatgTTGAATCGTTAGATTACATGCATGGTTGAATGAAATAAACTCTTGCTTGTTATTTGTATGACACTGATGACGATGGTgaggatgacaatgatgatgatggtgaggaggagggggggcCATCGGTCATGATGATGTTTACTGTTTATAGTGTTGAACTGAACCACCTCAATCAACTGTTAATCTTTATCATTTGTATAAACAGAATGGTCGACAGCAGCTGAAGTGGTTGGTGCTTTACTCTGCACTCTTCTGCCTCATTTGCGTGTccttattaaacaaaaaattctcCAGCTTCTTCGGGGGCCACAAGGTCAGGGATGTGCCAAAGGACAGTGCTCAGCTTATCCTGCGACGCGACAATGACAAAGAGCCACCAGACCAACTTCTCCTTGGTACAAATGACTTTATATACAAGGGACAGAATGCTTCCAGCCAAAGAACTCTCACAGATGACATCCCACAATTCAAAGTGCCTCTTGTGGACGATGGTTTCGATGAGGATGccaagaagagagagaaagaattgGCTGCCATcgagaaaggaaaagatgggACACAAAACAAGAGAacgaaatttgaatttaaaaagggAGAACCTAATGAAAGGACAGGAGAAAGTGTAGCGGCAGAAAATGCTGCCCTCAAACAAACTGatgcaaatgaaagagagagatttATTTTTAGACCCAAACCATTTACTGTGCAGTACTACCATAGCGTTATAGATAATGAGGTAAGTCTGACTAGTTTGAATGTCTTCATTCCTTTCTCAGCCTCTccttttaaccctatctaggccgggagttcatatggcccaggcccccccttgagatctcggccgtcgaccgcgcaATCCCGCCAAAAATTGGCAAGCAGGTTGTctgggatataatctacaaaattgtatagtaatttatttcatgcgaattgttattaagtaataatgctaatttatgcgtaattagtatgcgaaatcatactttctCCTCTAACTCtataaataaagctccaaatgttctaatttttggcatagaactctttgtggtgttcttagcaagtttacattaaaaaattgtgatatcagatcaattttttatgtattatattgttttttgcaatttcttatgtatttctttgttttttggaccctttgttcttcattgttttttcaatgaaattcgttggggactcttctaagatcataaacagcataacatacatacatttagacagcaaaactaaaaataatcatacatttatgatttttggttgaaaacacaatttacattgactttgtacacgaaatcacatttttgagcaatttttggtctgacatgcacttgcataacgttgcgtaatttcggaaacacgtacccgggtgacacaaaattggtctcaaaagttgtgcaagacttgaaagtaaaaagtcagcaagcagcgcggtcaaaaaagtttgcgcggcgaaaatatcgcgcgactcgttgagggggggcctcggaggcccccccccccccggcctagatagggttaatactctctctgtctctctctctaaGTTGCTTTGATGTTTGCAATATTTACACTTACATATAAATCTTTTGATTTATGCTGTGATATACTCTTCTATTTCCACTCAAATTAAGTAAAATCATGACGTTGCATGATTTAAAAGTCTGCAACACTTCCTTTTATTTGTGCATGTGAGAAAAGCTACATCAATATCTTTGGATGAATTAAAAGTCTTCTCAAAAgattctttctttgttttaatgGAAATATGGTTCTTTGaattagaatatatatatatttttttagtattcATTCCTTCATCATTTAGGGGTTTGTAGAGGTTATGttttagttttcttttaaattacACTTAAGATTTAATGTAAAActagaaattaaataaaattatacatgaagattgaattcattgatttctaaTACATggcatatattttgaaaatactttCATCTCATAAAAAGTGTGATGATCTAATTTCATCTCTAAATTTTACTGACCAAGTAAGGTCTGTATATTTTGTGGCATTAATAATTCATACAGTCTGATTTGAAGGAAAATTATTCATTCTTATTTGCCCCCATTTACCAAATTTATCTTGATAAAGAAACTGATTGAGAGGATGAAGGATGACTGtaaattttaaataaagtgGAAAAGaactgaatatacatgtaagaactGCTTTTATGATGGATTGGACTGAAGCAAATTCTGACAAGATAATCTCTGTTGAGATTAGACTTCATTAGAGATTTGAAGTcaatcatgaataaattatataCACTGTACTCACTGTATTTTGCAGACATATAAGAAATAGAGGAAATAGAGGAAAATGAATATCCAAaagtattgtacatgtatacactgtATTGTACTTTTGCAATctttaatataaaatatgtCAGTATCATAGAAGGAAAGATACATGGATATTCTTTATAAAAgacaaattgattattttttcttttcaccttTCAGCTCCTcccttttatcattttattgaatgttgaaaacaacaaaaaatgcattATAAGAGGCAGGTAGTGTTggtcattttctttcatttttttatctgtttactttttattttatctgcaCTGTGCcttttacattttgtattaaaaCTTGTTTCAATTCATAGAAAAGAAATCATTGGTGAGAATTAAATTGTAGCTATTTGTTAGCTACACAAGTAGTTTTACtttattttggttttttttgtactgcaaatttttttaaagtttgtaaTTTGTATAGAATAAACGTAAcaagcaacttttttttttcctttctctttctctccatccAGCCTTTTACAAATAGATATAATACATGTGCAATAGTTTCTAGTTCTGGTCAGCTCCTGGGCAAAAATTCTGGGCCTGAAATCGACAGTGCCGATGCTGTAATTCGGATGAATGCTGCACCTGTGAAGGGCTTCGAGAGCGATGTCGGGACACGGACGACAATCCGTGTGGCATGCTTCATTTCATCCAACCACCTGACTTCGCAGGCGGAGACCATCTTCAGAGGGGTGGGGGCGCCAGAGATTGTTTTCTTCTGGGGTCTTGAGGCGCCCAGGAGTAAGAGGAAAGCTCAATCAGTGCCTAAAGTTACAAGCTTGCAGAGAAAGTTTATGAACATACGCTTCTATTCCCAACGCAACGAGGGAGAGTTGGCAGCGAACAGACTTTTTGAGAGGGAAACCGGAGCTAGCAGGTAGGCAGGCTTGTATTCATCTGTGAAATTCATGAGTTTGACTATCATTAAATGATCTATTAGTCTGATTGGTCAGTTTGAAAAGTCATGATGATGTAGAACCAAATGTACCAAGTCCAACTCTCAGGCTGGCTCCCATCTTcttcagaaaaataaaatttaccaCACTCTACTTCTAAGTGCTACTTTCAGACCAAATGATCATACATATTGTGTCTCTGACAAAGTTGATCACACCACAATAAACGTCAGTGACTCTATTTGATCTTGCTGGTTTATGTTTATAGTTCGAGAAAATAAATCAGTCATTCAGAGCTTGAATGTGACAGGTTTGTCCATACTCTACAATAAAATCTGATCTGGGttgattttttatattaatttttttgtggCAACTGTAAACAATTTGTGGTCTaaaatttgtgaaaacaatAGATATAAACAGCTGGTTTAATGATATGTCTTCGGATTGTGCTTGTTCACATTGTTCACAGTATACCTTACATGAATCTGTAGCAAAGCAGTATATTATATGTTACtgttgtggagcgttgtggcccagtggattagtctccggacttcgaaacagagggtcgtgggttcgaatcccagccatggcgtaatttccttcagcaagaaactgatccacaatgtgctgcactcaacccaggtgaggtaaatgggtaccggtaggaagtaattccttaaaaagctgtttgcgctatgaacgcctagcttagcttggtaatataggagcgccttgagcacctaacaaggtggatatgtgtgcAATATAGataccctacatgtatattattattattattactgctcACTGTTTataatggtaaattgccaattcgtctgtTTCCAactcacatggtctaccttaatTTAGTCTTATGCCCTTACATCCATcaaacaaccatttggtctaatacccattttattttGCACAATGAACACTTACATGTcgttcaattagaccaaatggtgtatggacta contains these protein-coding regions:
- the LOC129262069 gene encoding alpha-N-acetyl-neuraminyl-2,3-beta-galactosyl-1,3-N-acetyl-galactosaminide alpha-2,6-sialyltransferase-like: MMAWSIVDLLPTRCTRHLNGRQQLKWLVLYSALFCLICVSLLNKKFSSFFGGHKVRDVPKDSAQLILRRDNDKEPPDQLLLGTNDFIYKGQNASSQRTLTDDIPQFKVPLVDDGFDEDAKKREKELAAIEKGKDGTQNKRTKFEFKKGEPNERTGESVAAENAALKQTDANERERFIFRPKPFTVQYYHSVIDNEPFTNRYNTCAIVSSSGQLLGKNSGPEIDSADAVIRMNAAPVKGFESDVGTRTTIRVACFISSNHLTSQAETIFRGVGAPEIVFFWGLEAPRSKRKAQSVPKVTSLQRKFMNIRFYSQRNEGELAANRLFERETGASRMETNSWLSTGWFTVMTALDICGEVKVYGMVPDDHCVYFEDEQVKYHYYQTGSNPTECTYYKVHEATPKGGHRFMTEKAIFARWSQMYNLTFHHPSWNRSQDQASKHLDTPFTKLFHLKVHPVKTQGRMFQMFSSSYTVHNKEMGLGVKFTLKGEEWE